From Sediminibacterium sp. TEGAF015, a single genomic window includes:
- a CDS encoding outer membrane protein assembly factor BamB family protein has product MKKRLLFLLFICVVNIAQAQWSPFRFAFISDTHIGSPNGSAEEDLRRTVADINSMPEIAFVVLTGDITELGTDEEIQLAKEILSALKVPYYILAGNHDTGWSESGGVSFGKIFGYDKFSFSFNGIQFLGCASGPYVRMSDGHIPRDAVNWLDKELKKLDSKQPIVFLNHYPLDKDLDNWYEAIDRLKQHRTLAVLSGHWHTNRRLDYEEIPAVVGRSNLRAKAAYGGYNIVEVRSDSMVFAERTPGIETKKPWTGIDLAENKFSNKEYPRPIYTMNDSFPSVKSRWVYASEANIISTPAITQQLVIVGNSLGTIEAIDKASGKRKWKHQTKGAIYSSPAIHQNKVVVASGDGTIYCLNHTNGKIIWQFKAEAAVLGSPLIYDNKVYIGGSDHHFRCLDLNSGMQKWSYNALEGPVVSTPVFSNGKIIFGSWDRHLYALDAFNGTLAWKWNNGSMVRNFAPASCIPVVQDDIVYIVAPDRYLSAIDMQTGNTLWRTKEATVRESIGISADGKWLYTKTMSDGFAVFPTGRNPQNLAWKKDFGIGYEHVPSMPIEKEGKVYFGTKNGIIYAIDPYTREKLWRYKIDNSMVNTVNFGNANELVASTMDGKIALLDLQY; this is encoded by the coding sequence ATGAAAAAACGGTTGCTTTTCTTGCTATTCATTTGTGTCGTAAACATTGCACAGGCACAGTGGTCTCCTTTTCGCTTTGCATTTATTTCTGATACGCATATTGGGTCGCCCAACGGAAGTGCTGAAGAAGATTTACGCAGAACGGTAGCCGACATCAATAGCATGCCAGAGATTGCTTTTGTAGTGCTCACCGGAGATATTACAGAATTGGGAACAGATGAAGAAATACAATTGGCAAAAGAAATTTTATCTGCTCTAAAAGTGCCGTATTATATTTTAGCAGGTAACCATGATACCGGATGGAGCGAAAGTGGCGGTGTAAGTTTTGGTAAAATCTTCGGGTACGATAAATTCAGTTTTTCTTTTAATGGCATTCAGTTCCTAGGATGCGCGTCCGGGCCTTATGTAAGAATGAGCGATGGGCATATTCCTAGAGATGCGGTTAACTGGTTAGACAAGGAATTGAAAAAACTGGATTCCAAACAACCGATTGTATTTTTAAACCATTACCCCTTAGACAAAGATTTAGATAACTGGTATGAAGCTATAGATAGATTAAAACAACACAGAACACTGGCCGTTTTAAGTGGTCATTGGCATACCAATAGAAGACTGGATTATGAAGAAATTCCTGCTGTGGTAGGTCGCTCTAATCTTAGAGCCAAAGCGGCTTATGGCGGATACAATATTGTGGAAGTAAGATCTGACTCTATGGTTTTTGCAGAGCGTACACCAGGTATTGAAACTAAAAAACCTTGGACAGGTATTGACTTGGCAGAAAATAAATTCAGCAATAAAGAATATCCGCGACCCATTTATACCATGAATGACAGTTTTCCTTCGGTAAAATCAAGATGGGTATATGCTTCAGAAGCCAATATCATTTCAACACCAGCCATTACACAACAATTGGTAATTGTAGGGAATAGTTTAGGTACTATTGAAGCCATAGATAAAGCAAGCGGTAAAAGAAAATGGAAACACCAAACTAAGGGCGCGATTTATTCAAGCCCCGCCATCCATCAAAACAAAGTGGTGGTTGCTTCTGGCGATGGAACCATTTATTGTCTGAATCATACCAATGGAAAAATCATCTGGCAGTTCAAAGCAGAAGCTGCTGTGTTGGGCTCTCCACTGATTTATGACAACAAAGTATATATTGGCGGCAGTGATCACCATTTCAGATGCCTGGATTTGAATTCAGGAATGCAGAAATGGAGTTATAATGCATTGGAAGGCCCTGTTGTTAGCACTCCTGTTTTCAGTAATGGTAAAATTATTTTTGGATCATGGGACCGGCATTTGTATGCGCTAGATGCATTCAATGGAACACTTGCCTGGAAATGGAATAATGGATCCATGGTTAGAAATTTTGCTCCGGCTTCCTGTATTCCTGTGGTGCAAGATGACATTGTTTATATAGTTGCACCAGATCGCTATTTATCTGCTATTGACATGCAAACAGGCAATACTTTATGGAGAACTAAGGAAGCCACTGTACGCGAATCCATTGGCATTTCAGCTGACGGAAAATGGCTTTATACCAAAACTATGAGCGACGGATTTGCTGTATTTCCAACAGGAAGAAATCCGCAGAACCTTGCCTGGAAAAAAGATTTTGGCATTGGCTACGAGCATGTTCCCTCCATGCCCATTGAAAAAGAAGGCAAAGTATATTTTGGAACGAAAAATGGAATTATTTACGCTATCGATCCTTATACTAGAGAGAAATTGTGGCGATATAAAATTGATAACTCCATGGTGAATACAGTGAACTTTGGTAACGCCAACGAATTAGTAGCTTCCACAATGGATGGGAAAATTGCGTTGTTAGATTTGCAATACTAA
- a CDS encoding RsmE family RNA methyltransferase: MDIPFFYETSLPATPELFTLSEESSKHCSVVLRMQPGESIALTNGQGLSCMGRIVSADKRKTVVQLTGHKQMERADPQNSIAISFVKNAARMEWFLEKATEIGIAAFYPLIAERTERTHFKKERWEHILISAMLQSKQVFKPVLHDPIEYKTLLNKAFDGHLLLAHCEDGPKQLIQSVDKNQAALLLIGPEGDFSPSEILLAEKAGATMISLGTTRLRTETAGIAAAVLLQHR; encoded by the coding sequence ATGGATATCCCCTTTTTTTACGAAACCAGTTTGCCTGCAACTCCGGAATTGTTTACTCTTTCAGAAGAATCCAGTAAGCACTGTAGTGTTGTATTGCGCATGCAACCCGGGGAATCCATTGCGCTTACCAATGGCCAGGGATTATCTTGTATGGGCAGGATTGTTTCTGCAGACAAGCGCAAGACTGTTGTGCAGTTGACTGGTCACAAACAGATGGAGAGAGCTGATCCTCAAAACAGTATTGCTATATCATTCGTAAAGAATGCAGCAAGGATGGAGTGGTTTTTGGAGAAAGCTACTGAAATTGGAATTGCAGCTTTCTATCCTTTGATTGCAGAAAGAACAGAGCGGACTCATTTCAAAAAAGAACGTTGGGAGCATATTCTGATTTCCGCCATGCTCCAGAGCAAGCAGGTTTTTAAGCCAGTACTGCATGATCCCATTGAGTATAAAACTTTATTGAATAAAGCCTTTGATGGACATCTTTTACTTGCACATTGTGAGGATGGCCCCAAGCAATTAATTCAGTCTGTTGATAAAAATCAAGCAGCTTTATTGTTGATAGGACCAGAAGGTGATTTTTCGCCTTCGGAAATATTATTGGCTGAAAAAGCAGGTGCTACTATGATTAGTCTGGGTACAACAAGGCTGAGAACAGAAACGGCAGGAATAGCAGCAGCTGTGCTTTTGCAGCATCGCTAA
- a CDS encoding DNA polymerase III subunit gamma/tau, protein MENFVVSARKYRPQNFNTVVGQQHITTTLKNAIRNQQLAHAFLFCGPRGVGKTTCARILAKTINCTNPTSEGEACNTCSSCVSFDAGTSMNIHELDAASNNSVDDIRALVEQVRFAPQAGKYKVYIVDEVHMLSSSAFNAFLKTLEEPPPFAIFILATTEKHKILPTILSRCQIFDFKRITNNDTVEHLQEIATKEHINAEKAALQVIAQKSEGCMRDSLSILDKIVSFTNGTVTYQNTLEHLNILDEDYFFQLLDCMQQQDMAGAMLLYDQINRKGFEGDLVLNGFAEFIRNLLVCKDAKSASLLEVVEGMQQKYEQVAAHTSLSYLVSALNILNDTEVNYKMARNKRLHVELALIKLSFLQQAIELSQDKSGVSKKKRVDGPIAFRARPIQSLVPPVPTNTASTAGNAKISSGTEASATSQQSAQINQAPSAKLYVEQTAPAVTPPPGTLKTGPKKSLLEALKEKAGAAYEIEEVKEAKPLTEETLRSFWESYIKQLEQQLKHSAVGTFKIASLEIDNDIHFTVRVSAVTAQKFIESEKLVLLEQLHAQFNNRAINFTILVEEGEKEDVPLHMRLNSKQRFERIAEQYPLVKELRDRLRLEIDY, encoded by the coding sequence ATGGAGAATTTTGTAGTATCAGCCCGTAAATACCGTCCTCAGAACTTTAATACAGTTGTGGGGCAGCAACATATTACCACCACCTTGAAGAATGCCATTCGCAATCAGCAACTGGCACACGCCTTTTTGTTCTGTGGGCCACGTGGTGTAGGTAAAACCACATGTGCCAGAATTTTGGCGAAGACAATCAACTGTACCAATCCAACATCGGAAGGCGAAGCTTGTAATACTTGCAGTAGCTGTGTTTCCTTTGATGCAGGTACTTCCATGAATATTCATGAACTGGATGCGGCCAGTAATAACTCAGTAGACGATATCAGGGCGCTAGTAGAACAGGTGCGTTTTGCTCCGCAAGCTGGTAAGTACAAGGTATATATTGTGGACGAGGTACATATGTTAAGTTCCAGTGCCTTCAATGCATTTTTGAAAACCTTAGAAGAGCCGCCACCTTTTGCCATATTTATTTTAGCAACTACCGAGAAGCACAAAATTCTACCTACCATTTTAAGTCGATGTCAAATCTTCGATTTTAAAAGAATCACAAATAATGATACGGTAGAACATTTACAAGAAATAGCTACCAAGGAACATATCAATGCTGAAAAAGCAGCATTACAAGTGATTGCACAAAAGAGCGAAGGCTGTATGCGTGATTCCTTAAGTATTCTAGATAAGATTGTCAGTTTTACCAATGGAACAGTAACGTATCAGAATACACTGGAGCACCTGAATATTTTAGATGAAGATTATTTCTTCCAATTGTTGGATTGTATGCAGCAACAGGATATGGCGGGAGCTATGTTGCTGTATGATCAGATCAATCGTAAAGGATTTGAAGGGGATCTTGTATTGAATGGGTTTGCGGAATTTATTCGCAACCTGTTGGTTTGTAAAGACGCTAAATCCGCTTCTTTGCTAGAAGTAGTAGAAGGGATGCAACAAAAATACGAGCAGGTAGCAGCACATACTTCCTTGAGTTATCTGGTGAGTGCGCTGAATATTCTGAACGATACAGAGGTTAACTATAAAATGGCGCGTAACAAAAGATTGCATGTTGAACTCGCGTTAATCAAACTTAGTTTTTTACAACAAGCGATTGAATTGAGCCAGGACAAATCGGGGGTATCAAAAAAAAAACGGGTTGATGGTCCTATAGCTTTTAGAGCCAGACCTATTCAATCTCTGGTACCACCAGTTCCTACGAATACGGCATCCACTGCCGGTAATGCAAAAATTTCTTCAGGAACTGAAGCTTCAGCAACAAGCCAGCAATCGGCCCAAATCAATCAGGCTCCTTCTGCTAAATTGTATGTTGAGCAGACAGCACCTGCTGTGACTCCTCCGCCAGGCACATTAAAGACGGGTCCAAAAAAATCTTTGCTTGAAGCATTAAAAGAAAAAGCAGGTGCAGCATATGAGATTGAAGAAGTAAAGGAAGCGAAGCCTCTTACAGAAGAGACATTGCGCTCCTTCTGGGAATCTTATATTAAACAACTGGAGCAACAATTGAAACACTCTGCAGTTGGTACATTCAAGATTGCCAGTTTAGAAATCGATAACGATATTCATTTTACTGTAAGGGTATCTGCTGTAACTGCACAGAAATTTATTGAGTCTGAGAAGTTGGTCTTATTAGAGCAGTTGCATGCTCAGTTTAATAATCGTGCTATCAATTTTACTATACTGGTAGAAGAAGGTGAAAAAGAAGATGTTCCATTGCATATGCGCCTCAATAGCAAACAAAGATTTGAGCGCATTGCAGAACAGTACCCATTGGTGAAAGAACTTCGCGACAGGCTGCGTTTAGAAATTGACTATTGA
- a CDS encoding L,D-transpeptidase family protein, translating to MLYLSSMRTSFLSLIGFLTFLGFSCGWNNASEKEVIRDSSITITTSYNPLFLDSVALQTFLESNGWAKAFSKQMNDFYTDRNFEFAWFDSSGLSEQAHHFYNLQNDYISRLSDSSLFNQQFQDLYTAFANKKAKQIVANKEVVNTELLFTAQFFVYAEKMYKGSNIQLADLGWYIPRKKVNLHALLDTVINKKVTEIINLAPVSLQYPRMEQWLFRLAEMQKLEVADSLPRLKKSLKSGDTSSLIPRIKNRLHFLQGDVLTSNNLFDTSLVIAIKKFQERHGIDEDGIIGNKVIEDLNVPVRKRMEQLLINMERARWMPSMQDSTYVLVNIPEFRLRVFEDGKNVLKMNVIVGSEANNSVIFNGNLQYVVFSPYWNVPESIVRKEILPAISRNKNYIAKHNMEITGYVNGLPQIRQKPGSNNALGRVKFLFPNNFNIYLHDTPNRNLFSQSNRGLSHGCIRIAEPKKFAEFLLRDQPQFTSTTMDSLMYLEKEKWVTLKKKIPVFLVYFTSWVDASGQLHFRRDIYKHDQKMAIKLFQP from the coding sequence ATGTTGTATCTTAGCAGCATGCGAACGTCTTTTTTATCCTTAATAGGATTTCTGACTTTTCTTGGTTTTTCTTGTGGGTGGAATAATGCTTCAGAAAAAGAAGTTATTAGAGATAGTTCAATTACAATAACCACATCCTATAATCCTCTTTTTTTAGATAGTGTAGCATTGCAGACGTTTCTGGAATCTAATGGCTGGGCCAAAGCTTTCAGTAAACAAATGAATGACTTTTATACAGACCGTAATTTTGAATTTGCCTGGTTTGATTCTTCAGGACTTTCAGAACAAGCGCATCACTTTTATAATTTACAGAACGACTATATTTCCAGATTGTCAGACAGCTCTTTATTTAATCAGCAGTTCCAAGATTTATATACAGCCTTTGCAAATAAAAAAGCTAAACAAATAGTAGCGAATAAGGAGGTTGTCAATACTGAATTGTTGTTCACTGCTCAGTTTTTTGTGTATGCAGAGAAAATGTACAAAGGTTCGAATATTCAGCTGGCAGATTTGGGTTGGTATATCCCTAGAAAAAAAGTAAATCTTCATGCACTGCTCGATACAGTGATTAATAAAAAAGTAACCGAGATTATTAATCTTGCACCAGTTAGCTTGCAATATCCAAGAATGGAACAATGGTTGTTTCGGCTGGCAGAAATGCAAAAATTGGAAGTTGCCGATTCGCTGCCCCGTTTAAAAAAATCACTCAAAAGTGGCGATACCAGTTCTTTGATTCCGAGAATAAAAAACCGGTTACACTTTTTGCAGGGCGATGTATTAACCAGTAATAATTTATTTGATACAAGTCTTGTTATAGCCATCAAAAAATTTCAGGAGAGACACGGAATTGATGAAGATGGTATCATTGGAAACAAAGTGATAGAAGATCTGAATGTACCCGTTAGGAAAAGAATGGAGCAATTGCTTATTAATATGGAGCGAGCCAGATGGATGCCATCTATGCAAGACAGTACATATGTTTTAGTGAATATTCCCGAATTCAGACTGCGCGTTTTTGAAGATGGTAAAAATGTGCTGAAGATGAATGTGATTGTAGGATCGGAAGCAAACAATTCTGTTATTTTTAATGGCAATCTTCAGTATGTTGTATTCAGTCCTTATTGGAATGTTCCGGAAAGTATTGTAAGAAAAGAAATATTGCCGGCAATCAGTAGAAACAAAAATTATATTGCTAAACACAATATGGAAATCACCGGTTATGTAAATGGGCTTCCTCAGATTAGACAAAAGCCGGGTTCCAATAATGCATTGGGAAGAGTGAAGTTTTTATTCCCCAATAATTTTAATATTTATTTGCACGATACACCTAACCGGAATTTGTTTTCACAAAGTAACAGAGGCTTAAGCCACGGTTGTATAAGAATTGCAGAGCCCAAAAAATTTGCCGAGTTTCTGTTGCGTGATCAACCACAATTTACTAGTACAACAATGGACAGTCTGATGTATCTAGAAAAGGAAAAATGGGTTACTTTAAAAAAGAAAATACCTGTATTCCTGGTGTATTTTACTTCCTGGGTTGATGCCTCAGGACAGTTGCATTTCAGAAGGGATATATATAAGCACGATCAGAAAATGGCCATAAAATTATTTCAACCTTAA
- a CDS encoding CDGSH iron-sulfur domain-containing protein, which yields MEQEQKTTQDAIDIIVKPFGQIVVTAKMNIHKPDGTIDVKEKVSFCGCGLSKNKPYCDASHKELLKDKV from the coding sequence ATGGAACAAGAACAAAAAACAACACAAGACGCTATAGATATCATAGTAAAGCCTTTCGGACAAATCGTTGTTACGGCTAAAATGAATATTCACAAACCCGATGGAACTATAGATGTAAAAGAAAAAGTTTCTTTCTGTGGTTGCGGATTATCTAAAAACAAACCCTATTGTGATGCCTCTCACAAGGAATTGTTGAAAGACAAAGTGTAA
- the dnaB gene encoding replicative DNA helicase — MEITSLNKDRKRRKPAIDLSTMVYGKVPPQAKELEEAILGALMLEKSAFDTVSEIIKPECFYVDAHQYIFLAMQSLQQKSVPIDILTVVEELKMQGKLDLVGGPYYVTKLTNSVVSTANIDAHARIVLQKFIQRELIKISGEIIGDAYEEGTDVFDLLDESETKMFNITNNYLKKNFEDIGGVLIEAITRIDELRTKTDEISGVPSGFSSLDKITYGWQPTDLIILAARPSVGKTAFALNLARNAALHPTKPVGVGFFSLEMSAAQLVQRILSAESEIRMEKISRGKLEDHEYQQLHSKGIKKLENAPLYIDDTAALNIFEFRAKARRMVNKHNVGIIIIDYLQLMSGSNDKGGNREQEISSISRNLKSLAKELKVPIIALSQLSRAVETRKESKMPQLSDLRESGAIEQDADMVMFIYRPEYYENMTNEMGEATNGETHIRIAKHRNGSLETIKLRAKLEIQRFEEMDAEPGPGNWKPIQPGSMSQGNGETAFFIQKGSKMNQSSDFDEGFDEGAPF; from the coding sequence ATGGAGATTACCAGTTTAAATAAAGACAGAAAAAGAAGAAAACCCGCGATAGATTTAAGTACGATGGTATACGGTAAAGTGCCCCCTCAGGCCAAAGAGCTGGAGGAGGCAATACTAGGTGCCTTGATGTTGGAGAAGAGTGCTTTTGACACTGTATCAGAAATCATTAAACCAGAATGTTTTTACGTAGATGCGCACCAATATATTTTTCTGGCGATGCAAAGTCTGCAACAGAAATCTGTTCCGATAGATATTTTAACTGTTGTTGAAGAATTGAAAATGCAGGGTAAATTGGATCTGGTTGGTGGGCCTTATTATGTTACCAAACTAACCAATTCGGTTGTATCTACTGCGAATATTGATGCTCATGCCCGTATTGTTTTGCAGAAGTTCATCCAGAGAGAATTGATTAAAATTAGCGGAGAAATCATTGGGGATGCTTATGAAGAAGGAACCGATGTTTTTGATTTACTGGATGAATCAGAAACCAAAATGTTCAATATTACCAACAACTATTTGAAGAAGAACTTTGAAGACATTGGAGGTGTATTGATAGAAGCGATTACTCGAATTGATGAACTAAGAACCAAGACCGATGAAATTTCTGGTGTGCCTAGTGGCTTTTCATCACTCGATAAAATTACGTATGGCTGGCAGCCAACCGATTTGATTATTCTGGCTGCACGTCCTTCTGTGGGTAAAACAGCTTTCGCGCTTAACCTTGCTCGTAATGCAGCTTTGCATCCGACGAAACCGGTTGGAGTAGGTTTTTTCTCTCTGGAAATGAGTGCCGCACAGTTGGTTCAGCGTATCCTGAGTGCCGAAAGTGAAATCAGAATGGAGAAAATTAGCCGGGGAAAACTGGAAGATCATGAATACCAGCAATTACATAGTAAGGGGATTAAAAAACTGGAAAATGCACCGTTATATATTGACGATACGGCAGCACTGAATATTTTTGAATTCCGTGCAAAAGCCCGTAGAATGGTTAACAAACATAACGTGGGTATCATCATCATTGACTACCTGCAGTTAATGAGTGGAAGCAACGATAAAGGGGGAAACAGAGAACAAGAAATCAGTAGCATCTCCCGTAACTTAAAGTCACTGGCAAAAGAATTGAAAGTTCCCATCATTGCCCTGAGCCAGTTGAGTCGTGCGGTTGAAACCCGTAAAGAAAGTAAAATGCCTCAGTTGAGTGACCTTCGTGAATCGGGTGCCATTGAACAGGATGCGGATATGGTAATGTTTATTTATCGTCCGGAGTACTATGAAAATATGACCAATGAAATGGGGGAAGCAACCAATGGTGAAACCCATATACGTATTGCCAAGCATAGAAATGGTTCACTCGAAACCATTAAGTTAAGAGCAAAATTGGAAATACAAAGATTTGAAGAAATGGACGCGGAACCAGGTCCCGGAAACTGGAAACCTATTCAACCCGGATCAATGAGTCAGGGCAATGGGGAGACTGCTTTCTTTATACAAAAAGGAAGTAAGATGAACCAGTCTTCTGATTTTGATGAAGGCTTTGATGAGGGCGCACCATTTTAA
- a CDS encoding TonB-dependent receptor plug domain-containing protein, whose translation MRRCFCAAYALFLLVLILPVCLIAQARKDSSKIVAADTSQLLKPMSRDLDEVVVTGTMKEVKRVESPVPVEVYSAAFLKKNPAFHVFEGLLHVNGVRPQNNCNICNTGEIKINGLPGAYTMVLIDGMPIVSALSTVYGLSGIPASMIERIEIVKGPASSLYGSEAIGGLINIITKKVSDKQSIGLDLMTTTWGETNTDLAFTNKVGAKAHVLTGINYFNYSNPVDQNKDGFTDLSLQQRISLFQKWSIQQRQNRQFNLAARYLYEDRWGGQMNWNKNYRGTDVIYGESIYTNRVELMGNYQLPVKEKMNLAFSLNHHHQNSMYGNTLYMGKQQVAFAQITWDKKIRNHDWLLGAAARYTYYNDNTPGTGAPHPGSWGLQPQKVVLPGLFVQDEITLNDQHKILLGLRYDYHSKHGNIVTPRLAYKYTFNPQQFLRLNIGTGFRVVNLFTEDHAALSGARKVVIAEQLQPEKSFNINLNYIHKLYGRNSNVTTLDVSAFYTYFNNRIVGDFETDPNQIIYTNLQGHAISKGVSVGADIALQNRLKLNLGGTYMDVALYQNGQKAQQILTERFSGTWTLSYKFPAIHLDIDYTGNIYSPMRLPLLGPLDPRQPYSPWYSLQNIQFSFHYWKGMELYGGIKNLLNFLPTRYSPFLIARAQDPFDKNVQFQPNGQVLATSDNPYALSFDPTYMFAPNQGIRGFLGIRYTFKQSFIH comes from the coding sequence ATGCGAAGATGCTTTTGCGCTGCATATGCTTTGTTTTTACTTGTTCTGATACTGCCAGTTTGCCTTATTGCACAAGCCAGAAAAGACAGTTCAAAAATTGTAGCAGCAGATACTTCCCAATTGTTAAAGCCCATGAGCCGTGATCTGGACGAAGTAGTTGTAACGGGTACAATGAAAGAAGTAAAACGAGTGGAAAGCCCTGTACCTGTTGAAGTATACAGTGCTGCTTTTCTGAAAAAGAATCCAGCCTTCCATGTATTTGAAGGATTGTTACACGTTAACGGAGTTAGGCCACAGAACAATTGCAATATTTGCAATACAGGTGAAATTAAAATCAATGGACTACCGGGTGCTTATACAATGGTATTGATTGATGGTATGCCCATTGTGAGTGCGCTCTCAACTGTTTATGGATTATCAGGTATTCCTGCTTCCATGATAGAAAGAATTGAAATTGTAAAAGGCCCAGCTTCTTCATTGTACGGAAGTGAAGCCATCGGAGGACTGATCAATATTATCACTAAAAAAGTAAGTGATAAGCAAAGTATCGGATTAGATCTAATGACAACAACCTGGGGAGAAACCAATACGGATCTTGCATTCACCAATAAAGTAGGAGCAAAGGCCCATGTTTTAACTGGCATTAATTACTTTAATTATTCAAATCCCGTTGATCAGAATAAAGATGGATTTACCGATTTAAGCTTACAACAGCGGATTAGCCTATTTCAAAAATGGTCTATACAGCAAAGGCAAAATCGCCAATTCAATTTAGCTGCGCGGTATTTATATGAAGACCGATGGGGTGGCCAAATGAACTGGAACAAAAATTACAGAGGTACAGATGTAATATATGGCGAAAGTATTTATACTAATCGGGTGGAATTGATGGGAAATTATCAACTGCCTGTTAAAGAAAAGATGAATCTTGCTTTTTCGCTGAATCACCATCACCAGAACAGCATGTATGGAAATACCTTGTACATGGGCAAACAGCAAGTGGCATTTGCTCAAATTACTTGGGATAAAAAAATAAGGAATCACGACTGGTTGTTAGGTGCTGCTGCACGCTATACTTATTACAATGACAATACGCCTGGCACAGGCGCGCCGCATCCCGGCAGTTGGGGATTGCAACCACAGAAAGTAGTATTGCCAGGGCTTTTTGTACAGGATGAAATTACCCTGAATGATCAGCATAAAATATTGCTGGGGCTTCGATACGATTATCACTCCAAACACGGAAATATAGTAACACCAAGGTTGGCATATAAGTACACTTTTAATCCACAGCAATTCCTACGATTGAATATTGGAACGGGCTTCCGTGTAGTAAATTTATTTACCGAAGACCATGCCGCATTGTCCGGTGCAAGAAAAGTAGTGATTGCTGAACAGTTACAACCAGAAAAATCTTTTAATATCAACCTCAACTATATTCATAAGCTCTACGGTAGAAACAGTAATGTCACTACATTAGATGTATCAGCCTTTTATACCTATTTCAATAATCGGATTGTAGGTGATTTTGAAACCGATCCCAATCAAATCATTTATACCAATTTGCAAGGTCACGCCATAAGCAAAGGTGTTTCGGTAGGGGCAGATATTGCATTGCAGAATCGCTTGAAATTGAATCTCGGCGGAACCTATATGGATGTGGCTTTGTATCAAAACGGGCAAAAAGCACAGCAGATACTGACAGAACGGTTCTCTGGAACCTGGACCTTGTCTTATAAGTTTCCGGCAATTCATCTGGATATAGACTATACGGGTAATATTTACAGCCCCATGCGTTTGCCTTTGCTCGGACCGCTCGACCCGCGACAGCCATACTCCCCCTGGTATAGCTTACAAAATATTCAGTTCAGTTTTCATTATTGGAAAGGAATGGAACTCTATGGAGGCATCAAAAACCTCCTTAATTTTCTGCCCACACGTTACAGTCCTTTTTTGATTGCCCGTGCGCAGGATCCCTTCGATAAAAACGTGCAGTTTCAACCCAATGGTCAGGTGCTGGCCACATCAGATAATCCTTATGCACTGAGTTTTGATCCCACTTATATGTTTGCGCCTAATCAGGGAATTCGGGGCTTTTTAGGAATTCGCTATACTTTTAAACAATCATTTATACACTAA
- a CDS encoding metal-dependent transcriptional regulator produces MQVLSYTEENYLKGLFKLTIEVGEKEEAGTNEIAAHLGVKPASVNDMLKKLKDKKLIQYERYGKSSLTKEGKKRAIEIVRKHRLWETFLHEKLSFNWDEVHEVAEQLEHIQSKKLIDKLDQFLNYPSSDPHGDPIPNAKGEWPLNKK; encoded by the coding sequence ATGCAAGTATTGTCGTATACAGAAGAAAATTATTTAAAAGGACTCTTTAAGCTCACTATTGAAGTTGGAGAAAAGGAAGAAGCAGGGACCAATGAAATTGCGGCCCACCTGGGGGTGAAACCTGCTTCTGTAAATGATATGCTGAAAAAGCTAAAGGATAAAAAACTGATTCAATACGAACGATACGGCAAGTCTTCTTTAACCAAAGAAGGCAAAAAAAGGGCCATAGAAATCGTTAGAAAACACCGCCTTTGGGAAACATTCTTACACGAAAAACTGTCTTTTAACTGGGATGAAGTACATGAAGTTGCTGAACAATTGGAACATATCCAGAGTAAAAAATTGATTGATAAGCTTGATCAATTTCTAAATTATCCTTCCTCCGATCCACATGGAGACCCCATTCCAAATGCTAAGGGCGAGTGGCCGCTTAATAAAAAATAA
- a CDS encoding CoA-binding protein, producing MKKTVVLGASDNPARYSFEAVTRLRRYGHEVVAVGRKAAEVAGVTIVTEPPTVENVDTVTLYLNPTAQESYYDYILSLHPKRIIFNPGTENDALIELAEQNGIEPVEACTLVMLSTGQY from the coding sequence ATGAAAAAGACAGTAGTGCTGGGTGCCTCTGATAACCCAGCCCGATATAGTTTTGAAGCAGTAACCCGTTTACGCAGGTATGGGCATGAAGTAGTTGCGGTGGGAAGGAAAGCTGCTGAAGTAGCGGGGGTTACTATTGTAACAGAACCACCCACAGTAGAAAATGTAGACACGGTTACATTGTATTTAAATCCAACAGCGCAAGAAAGCTATTACGATTATATTTTGTCTTTGCATCCCAAGCGCATCATATTTAACCCAGGTACAGAAAATGATGCATTGATTGAACTGGCTGAGCAAAACGGAATTGAACCTGTTGAAGCCTGCACGCTCGTGATGTTAAGCACGGGCCAGTATTAA